The genomic region ATCATTTCAAGCAGGTTTATGGCTTTTGCTTTTTCATCATCCGGGATCTTCTCCTTCCATCCTTGATGACGAAAGAACATTATTACTTGAGTGAGCTGGCTACAAAACCGTTTGACATAGAACCTGATTAATTGCCGGATCCTCTCATTCATAGGCGTTTTAGCCTGAACCAATCTCTCCTTCAATCTCTTCATCACAAAGGATAAGGTGTACTGAAAATAGGGAATAAGGAAGTCGGGGAGAAGGGAAAAGGTTTGGTTACAAGAACGACATTTGAGACGACAGATGGGAATGCGGTAGGAAACACCGTCTTCCAAGGCATTCCGTTCATAGAAGCCATGTCTT from Microaerobacter geothermalis harbors:
- a CDS encoding DUF6431 domain-containing protein, coding for MILIYECAQTLASYAKQGRNNHFPDFHQCPACKAQNRLKRHGFYERNALEDGVSYRIPICRLKCRSCNQTFSLLPDFLIPYFQYTLSFVMKRLKERLVQAKTPMNERIRQLIRFYVKRFCSQLTQVIMFFRHQGWKEKIPDDEKAKAINLLEMISAFGEAPFLRRSRGHFQRSFMAK